The following are encoded together in the Coregonus clupeaformis isolate EN_2021a chromosome 24, ASM2061545v1, whole genome shotgun sequence genome:
- the LOC121538323 gene encoding cytochrome c oxidase subunit 4 isoform 2, mitochondrial, with the protein MWNGSNAIGVMRRASLAQMLHLTIGRVGCFLSRRAVVALTNSGVRMSSHGHQEVSDKVDMSQPMYSDRLDTPLPDRPWKDVLDSTDKSLKQKEKGPWTALSKEEKIALYRLKFNHTYPEMKRPSHEWKTVIGGMFIFFGITGLVVFWQGHYVYPPQPPTFGEEWQAKQIQRMLDMRVNPIEGFSAQWDYKNKQWK; encoded by the exons ATGTGGAATGGCTCCAATGCCATTGGAGTCATGAGAAGGGCTAGCCTTGCACAG ATGCTTCACCTGACAATAGGACGCGTGGGGTGCTTTCTTTCCAGGCGAGCGGTGGTGGCACTGACAAACAGTGGTGTGAGGATGTCAAGCCATGGCCACCAAG AGGTGTCCGACAAAGTGGACATGTCCCAGCCAATGTACTCGGATCGTCTGGACACCCCTCTGCCAGACAGACCATGGAAGGATGTCCTCGACTCTACGGATAAGAGCCTGAAACAGAAGGAGAAGGGTCCCTGGACTGCACTGTCCAAGGAGGAGAAAATTGCCT TGTACAGGCTGAAGTTCAACCACACCTATCCTGAGATGAAGAGGCCCTCCCATGAGTGGAAGACTGTCATCGGTGGGATGTTCATCTTCTTTGGCATCACTGGTCTGGTGGTCTTTTGGCAGGGCCACTATG TGTACCCACCCCAACCTCCTACCTTTGGTGAGGAGTGGCAGGCTAAGCAGATCCAGAGGATGCTGGATATGCGGGTCAACCCAATTGAGGGCTTCTCTGCCCAGTGGGACTACAAGAACAAACAATGGAAGTAA
- the LOC121538320 gene encoding cytochrome c oxidase subunit 4 isoform 2, mitochondrial-like — MLHLTTGRVACLLSKRVVVALTNSGARMSSHGHHEVSDSVDMSQPMYWDRLDTPLPDRPWKDVLDSTDKSLKQKEKGPWTALSKEEKIALYRLKFNHTYPEMKRPSHEWKTVIGGMFIFFGITGLVVFWQGHYVYPPQPHTFGEEWQAKQIQRMLDMRVNPIEGFSAQWDYKNKQWK, encoded by the exons ATGCTTCACCTGACAACAGGACGCGTGGCGTGCTTGCTTTCAAAGCGAGTGGTGGTGGCACTGACGAACAGTGGCGCGAGGATGTCAAGCCATGGCCACCACG aggtGTCCGACTCGGTGGACATGTCACAGCCAATGTACTGGGATCGTCTGGACACCCCTCTGCCAGACAGACCATGGAAGGATGTCCTCGATTCTACGGATAAGAGCCTGAAACAGAAGGAGAAGGGTCCCTGGACTGCACTGTCCAAGGAGGAGAAAATTGCCT TGTACAGGCTGAAGTTCAACCACACCTATCCTGAGATGAAGAGGCCCTCCCATGAGTGGAAGACTGTCATCGGTGGGATGTTCATCTTCTTTGGCATCACTGGTCTGGTGGTCTTTTGGCAGGGCCACTATG TGTACCCACCCCAACCTCATACCTTTGGTGAGGAGTGGCAGGCTAAGCAGATCCAGAGGATGCTGGATATGCGGGTCAACCCAATTGAGGGCTTCTCTGCCCAGTGGGACTACAAGAACAAACAATGGAAGTAA